The following are encoded together in the Bactrocera neohumeralis isolate Rockhampton chromosome 6, APGP_CSIRO_Bneo_wtdbg2-racon-allhic-juicebox.fasta_v2, whole genome shotgun sequence genome:
- the LOC126761280 gene encoding probable E3 ubiquitin-protein ligase makorin-1 isoform X1 yields MSASAAFVPSGGFGGTIAAGLSPMMANLNVDEGATAMSRAQPIMMVNPPICRYFQRGICHYGSSCRFSHVLTAGEEKNNSGNETEVLNPTTSSTNNKKITTESPNARPSTSRHNWINAPVFVPKSYRPTYLSEEVADISTNEGATSICPINNEIQKSWADVVGGGNVAQRTNIIEGTDAEAMLEMECPFEGPCPYGAYCAYGIHMELCKMCDQFCLHPSDQTQRRKHNQDCLQQHEQAMEWSFAIARSKDKTCGICFDTIMEKAGREKRFGILPNCNHIFCLECIRKWRQAKQFEHKITRSCPECRVSSDFVCPSAFWVETKEEKDKLLSDYRLALGVKDCKYFKKGDGKCPFGNKCFYKHALPNGDLVDVGCPKRARKLHRGSNDFIDLLDIYLWEFVEQRDYHWLDFLSGTSDDSDDSDFSEE; encoded by the exons atgAGTGCATCCGCTGCATTTGTGCCATCAGGTGGATTTGGTGGTACTATTGCTGCTGGTTTATCTCCTATGATGGCTAATCTCAACGTGGATGAAGGTGCAACAGCTATGTCAAGAGCACAACCAATTATGATGGTGAATCCACCTATTTGTCGCTATTTTCAACGTGGTATATGCCATTATGGAAGTTCGTGTCGTTTTTCTCACGTTCTTACTGCCggagaagaaaaaaacaacagtgGTAATGAAACCGAGGTTCTAAATCCTACAACTTCTtcaacaaacaacaagaaaatcacAACAGAATCTCCAAATGCTCGGCCTAGCACTAGTCGACATAATTGGATAAATGCTCCAGTCTTCGTGCCGAAAAGTTATCGACCAACGTACCTTTCTGAAGAAGTTGCTGACATTTCTACCAACGAAGGTGCAACGAGTATATGTCCAATCaacaatgaaatacaaaaatctTGGGCAGATGTTGTTGGTGGTGGAAATGTGGCTCAACGTACAAACATTATTGAAGGAACTGATGCTGAAGCCATGCTTGAAATGGAATGTCCATTTGAAGGACCCTGTCCGTACGGCGCGTATTGTGCTTACGGCATACACATGGAACTTTGTAAAATGTGCGACCAATTTTGCTTACATCCAAGCGATCAAACGCAGCGCCGCAAGCACAATCAAGATTGTTTACAGCAGCATGAACAAGCCATGGAGTGGTCATTTGCTATTGCCCGCTCCAAAGATAAAACTTGTGGAATTTGCTTTGACACAATAATGGAAAAAGCTGGAAGAGAGAAACGTTTTGGAATTTTGCCGAATTGTAACCACATTTTCTGCTTGGAATGCATACGGAAGTGGCGACAGGCAAAACAGTTTGAACATAAAATTACACG ctCTTGTCCAGAGTGTCGCGTatcttcagattttgtctgtcCCAGTGCCTTTTGGGTGGAAACTAAGGAAGAAAAGGATAAGTTGCTTAGCGACTATCGATTAGCGCTTGGTGTGAAAGACTGCAAATACTTTAAAaag gGTGATGGCAAGTGTCCATTTGGCAACAAATGTTTTTACAAACATGCCCTACCCAATGGGGATTTAGTTGATGTAGGCTGCCCAAAGCGTGCACGTAAATTACATCGTGGCTCAAACGATTTCATCGATTTGCTAgat ATTTATTTATGGGAGTTTGTGGAACAACGCGACTACCATTGGCTTGACTTTCTGTCCGGCACCAGCGATGATAGTGATGATAGCGACTTTTCGGAGGAGTAA
- the LOC126761280 gene encoding probable E3 ubiquitin-protein ligase makorin-1 isoform X2: protein MMANLNVDEGATAMSRAQPIMMVNPPICRYFQRGICHYGSSCRFSHVLTAGEEKNNSGNETEVLNPTTSSTNNKKITTESPNARPSTSRHNWINAPVFVPKSYRPTYLSEEVADISTNEGATSICPINNEIQKSWADVVGGGNVAQRTNIIEGTDAEAMLEMECPFEGPCPYGAYCAYGIHMELCKMCDQFCLHPSDQTQRRKHNQDCLQQHEQAMEWSFAIARSKDKTCGICFDTIMEKAGREKRFGILPNCNHIFCLECIRKWRQAKQFEHKITRSCPECRVSSDFVCPSAFWVETKEEKDKLLSDYRLALGVKDCKYFKKGDGKCPFGNKCFYKHALPNGDLVDVGCPKRARKLHRGSNDFIDLLDIYLWEFVEQRDYHWLDFLSGTSDDSDDSDFSEE from the exons ATGATGGCTAATCTCAACGTGGATGAAGGTGCAACAGCTATGTCAAGAGCACAACCAATTATGATGGTGAATCCACCTATTTGTCGCTATTTTCAACGTGGTATATGCCATTATGGAAGTTCGTGTCGTTTTTCTCACGTTCTTACTGCCggagaagaaaaaaacaacagtgGTAATGAAACCGAGGTTCTAAATCCTACAACTTCTtcaacaaacaacaagaaaatcacAACAGAATCTCCAAATGCTCGGCCTAGCACTAGTCGACATAATTGGATAAATGCTCCAGTCTTCGTGCCGAAAAGTTATCGACCAACGTACCTTTCTGAAGAAGTTGCTGACATTTCTACCAACGAAGGTGCAACGAGTATATGTCCAATCaacaatgaaatacaaaaatctTGGGCAGATGTTGTTGGTGGTGGAAATGTGGCTCAACGTACAAACATTATTGAAGGAACTGATGCTGAAGCCATGCTTGAAATGGAATGTCCATTTGAAGGACCCTGTCCGTACGGCGCGTATTGTGCTTACGGCATACACATGGAACTTTGTAAAATGTGCGACCAATTTTGCTTACATCCAAGCGATCAAACGCAGCGCCGCAAGCACAATCAAGATTGTTTACAGCAGCATGAACAAGCCATGGAGTGGTCATTTGCTATTGCCCGCTCCAAAGATAAAACTTGTGGAATTTGCTTTGACACAATAATGGAAAAAGCTGGAAGAGAGAAACGTTTTGGAATTTTGCCGAATTGTAACCACATTTTCTGCTTGGAATGCATACGGAAGTGGCGACAGGCAAAACAGTTTGAACATAAAATTACACG ctCTTGTCCAGAGTGTCGCGTatcttcagattttgtctgtcCCAGTGCCTTTTGGGTGGAAACTAAGGAAGAAAAGGATAAGTTGCTTAGCGACTATCGATTAGCGCTTGGTGTGAAAGACTGCAAATACTTTAAAaag gGTGATGGCAAGTGTCCATTTGGCAACAAATGTTTTTACAAACATGCCCTACCCAATGGGGATTTAGTTGATGTAGGCTGCCCAAAGCGTGCACGTAAATTACATCGTGGCTCAAACGATTTCATCGATTTGCTAgat ATTTATTTATGGGAGTTTGTGGAACAACGCGACTACCATTGGCTTGACTTTCTGTCCGGCACCAGCGATGATAGTGATGATAGCGACTTTTCGGAGGAGTAA